A section of the Pyxidicoccus xibeiensis genome encodes:
- a CDS encoding ELWxxDGT repeat protein: protein MMMRWHFLPLGVALLSGCSSAPSEASLEEPGPVAPLGSEVWRPCGRTSYLLRDIQPGAVGSEPRELTKGDRILFFTADDGVSGRELWKSSGTGGSGTRQVRDIFPGAGSADPASLAMVEDTLYFSADDGVSGRELWRSEGTRDSTRRVADLVTGPGSSDPQDLIEFDGRLYFSADDGVNGRRLWTSDGTAAGTRRVAALPDPAFEARSPSLLTRLDDEVFFFRTARRDVVDLWRSDGTDDGTFRLDTGPDSIRPLTPARDLLFYVGNNEGEENLRRTDGTPEGTFPLMSRDLTRIDEVEAVGRRVLFSVERFADGSPTLWRSDGTPEGTVSVAAFASRPLHLTRLGTRVFFTVEDAAHGRELWVSDGTAAGTHLFKDLVPGAAGSTPEELTVVEDNLFFSAVTLAGGREPWVSDGTPDGTRPLREIAPGVASSHPMGFIRSGWDVFFSAEDGSRGRELWALPFRPEDACDSAAR, encoded by the coding sequence ATGATGATGCGCTGGCACTTTCTTCCCCTCGGAGTGGCCCTGCTCTCGGGCTGCTCCTCCGCTCCTTCCGAAGCGTCCCTGGAGGAGCCCGGACCGGTGGCCCCGCTGGGAAGCGAGGTGTGGCGGCCCTGTGGGCGCACTTCGTATCTGCTCCGTGACATCCAGCCGGGCGCGGTGGGGTCGGAGCCACGGGAGCTGACGAAGGGCGACCGCATCCTGTTCTTCACCGCCGATGACGGCGTCTCCGGGCGCGAGCTGTGGAAGAGCAGCGGCACCGGAGGTTCGGGCACCCGGCAGGTGCGGGACATCTTCCCTGGCGCCGGAAGCGCGGACCCCGCGAGCCTGGCCATGGTGGAGGACACGCTCTACTTCTCCGCGGACGACGGGGTGAGCGGGCGCGAGCTGTGGAGGAGCGAGGGCACGCGCGACAGCACCCGGAGGGTGGCGGACCTCGTCACGGGGCCGGGAAGCTCGGACCCGCAGGACCTCATCGAGTTCGACGGGCGCCTCTATTTCAGCGCGGATGATGGGGTGAACGGGCGCCGGCTGTGGACGAGCGACGGCACGGCCGCTGGCACCCGCCGGGTGGCAGCGCTCCCCGACCCGGCCTTCGAAGCCCGCAGTCCGAGCCTGCTCACCCGCCTGGATGACGAGGTGTTTTTCTTCAGGACCGCGAGGCGCGACGTCGTCGACCTCTGGCGCAGTGATGGCACCGACGACGGCACCTTCAGGCTGGATACCGGCCCTGACTCCATCCGCCCGCTGACGCCCGCCCGGGACCTGCTCTTCTATGTGGGCAACAACGAGGGCGAGGAGAACCTGCGGCGCACGGATGGCACCCCCGAGGGCACCTTCCCCTTGATGTCGAGGGACCTGACACGCATCGATGAGGTCGAGGCGGTGGGGCGCCGGGTCCTCTTCTCCGTCGAGCGCTTCGCCGACGGCTCCCCGACACTCTGGAGGAGCGACGGCACTCCTGAAGGAACCGTCTCCGTGGCGGCCTTCGCCTCCAGGCCCCTGCACCTGACGCGCCTGGGGACTCGTGTCTTCTTCACCGTGGAGGACGCGGCGCACGGCCGGGAGCTGTGGGTGAGCGATGGCACCGCGGCGGGTACGCACCTCTTCAAGGACCTGGTGCCGGGCGCCGCCGGCTCCACGCCCGAGGAGCTGACCGTCGTGGAGGACAACCTCTTCTTCAGCGCGGTGACGCTGGCGGGCGGCCGCGAGCCGTGGGTCAGTGACGGCACGCCCGACGGGACGCGGCCGCTTCGGGAGATAGCTCCGGGGGTGGCGTCCTCCCATCCCATGGGGTTCATCCGCTCCGGCTGGGATGTCTTCTTCAGCGCGGAGGACGGCTCCCGTGGCCGGGAGCTGTGGGCCCTGCCGTTCCGGCCCGAGGACGCGTGTGACTCCGCTGCCCGCTGA
- a CDS encoding serine hydrolase: protein MRHVLALLLVVVSSTPAFAQTAAPEGVDAAIQRTMEAFQVPGIAVAVVKDGKVVLAKGYGVRKLDTQAQVTPDTLFGIASNTKAFTAAALAMLVDEGKLQWDDRVVDHLPSFQMHDPYVTRELTIRDLLVHRSGLGLGAGDLLYFPQSTFTEDEIVARLRHIPPASSFRSRYAYDNILYLVAGKVIEKASGKTWSAFIRERIFAPLGMRTSNTTVTAFKPGMNVAMPHAKADGVLKAIVPVPFDNNAPAGAINSSVNELSRWMLAQLERGAIPGTEGKKRLFSEEQSREMWSAQTVLPLKEPSKALAGARANFAAYGLGWSLRDYRGYKLVGHTGGLPGYVSRVVLVPELKLGIAVLTNQEERGGYEAPTWALLDAYLGTPTPTDWVAAFKADDAEREAKAEAVVAGLGAGRNAQSRPSLPVEAYAGKYRDAWYGDVAIAKEGEKWVLRFSRTPALTGALEHWQYDTFVARWKDRALNADAFVTFSLKPDGSIGEMRMQPVSPLTDFSYNFQDLRFTPVKEDAPGKVARPVH, encoded by the coding sequence GTGCGACACGTCCTCGCGCTTCTCCTCGTCGTCGTTTCGTCTACTCCCGCCTTCGCCCAGACGGCTGCTCCGGAGGGCGTCGACGCCGCCATCCAGCGGACGATGGAGGCCTTCCAGGTGCCGGGCATCGCCGTCGCCGTCGTCAAGGACGGCAAGGTGGTGCTGGCGAAGGGCTATGGCGTGCGGAAGCTGGACACGCAGGCGCAGGTGACACCGGACACGCTGTTCGGGATTGCGTCCAATACCAAGGCCTTCACCGCGGCGGCGCTGGCCATGCTCGTGGACGAGGGGAAGCTCCAGTGGGACGACCGCGTCGTCGACCACCTGCCGTCGTTCCAGATGCATGACCCGTACGTCACCCGCGAGCTGACGATTCGGGACCTGCTGGTACACCGCAGCGGCCTGGGGCTGGGCGCGGGAGACCTGCTCTACTTCCCGCAGTCCACGTTCACCGAGGACGAGATTGTCGCGCGGCTGCGCCACATTCCCCCGGCGAGCAGCTTCCGCAGCCGGTACGCGTACGACAACATCCTCTACCTCGTGGCCGGGAAGGTCATCGAGAAGGCGAGCGGGAAGACGTGGAGCGCCTTCATCCGCGAGCGCATCTTCGCGCCGCTGGGGATGCGGACGAGCAACACCACGGTGACGGCCTTCAAGCCGGGCATGAACGTGGCGATGCCGCACGCGAAGGCGGATGGCGTGCTGAAGGCGATTGTGCCGGTGCCCTTCGACAACAACGCGCCGGCCGGAGCCATCAACTCGAGCGTGAATGAGCTGTCGCGGTGGATGCTGGCGCAGCTGGAGCGCGGCGCCATTCCAGGCACCGAGGGCAAGAAGCGCCTCTTCAGCGAGGAGCAGTCACGGGAGATGTGGTCCGCGCAGACGGTGCTGCCCCTCAAGGAGCCGTCGAAGGCGCTGGCCGGGGCGCGCGCGAACTTCGCGGCGTATGGGCTGGGCTGGAGCCTGCGCGACTACCGCGGCTACAAGCTGGTGGGGCACACGGGTGGACTGCCGGGCTACGTGTCCCGCGTGGTGCTCGTCCCGGAGCTGAAGCTGGGCATCGCCGTGCTGACGAACCAGGAGGAGCGCGGCGGGTACGAGGCGCCCACGTGGGCGCTGCTGGATGCGTACCTGGGCACGCCGACGCCGACGGACTGGGTCGCCGCGTTCAAGGCGGATGACGCCGAGCGGGAGGCCAAGGCGGAGGCGGTGGTGGCCGGGCTGGGCGCGGGCCGGAATGCGCAGTCCAGGCCGTCGCTGCCGGTGGAGGCCTACGCCGGGAAGTACCGCGACGCGTGGTACGGGGACGTGGCCATCGCGAAGGAAGGGGAGAAGTGGGTGCTCCGCTTCAGTCGCACGCCCGCGCTCACCGGTGCGCTGGAGCACTGGCAGTACGACACCTTCGTGGCCCGGTGGAAGGACCGCGCCCTGAACGCGGACGCCTTCGTGACGTTCTCACTCAAGCCGGATGGCTCCATCGGCGAGATGCGGATGCAGCCCGTCTCACCGCTCACCGACTTCAGCTACAACTTCCAGGACCTGCGCTTCACGCCGGTGAAGGAGGACGCGCCCGGGAAGGTCGCCCGTCCCGTGCACTGA